A genomic region of Candidatus Peregrinibacteria bacterium contains the following coding sequences:
- a CDS encoding sulfhydrogenase 1 subunit delta, whose translation MEKTKLKVGIFSITGCAGCQLSVIFNEDELLPLLSLIDLHAFPFIKKVNAEENFDYVLMEGLVATKEDLQKLKKIRKNTKNLIALGACAHTGCIPAYRNFTLKNRFNTVYNHTLENIRGNLKSISPSPIDAHVKVDYTIPGCPPDKNEILSTLYKIANGLTPRPYSEPVCVECRRNGNPCLLEFDKPCLGPITRGGCNSVCTNSGFECWGCRGHTDDANEKVLIEYFRKKGYSRKWIDERMKTFVGMKMGKF comes from the coding sequence ATGGAAAAAACGAAGCTTAAAGTCGGCATCTTCTCTATCACCGGCTGTGCAGGATGTCAGCTCAGCGTGATTTTTAACGAAGATGAACTCTTGCCGCTCTTAAGTCTCATCGATCTCCATGCGTTTCCATTTATCAAAAAAGTAAATGCGGAAGAAAATTTTGACTACGTGCTTATGGAAGGCTTAGTGGCAACGAAGGAAGATCTTCAAAAGCTCAAAAAAATTCGAAAAAATACAAAAAATCTCATTGCCCTTGGAGCATGTGCGCATACAGGATGCATTCCCGCATATCGAAATTTCACACTAAAAAACAGATTTAACACTGTATATAACCACACATTGGAAAATATCAGAGGAAACCTCAAAAGCATTTCTCCATCGCCAATAGACGCTCATGTAAAGGTCGATTACACCATTCCCGGATGTCCGCCGGATAAAAATGAAATTCTTTCTACGCTTTACAAAATTGCGAATGGTCTTACTCCTCGTCCGTATTCCGAACCGGTTTGCGTTGAATGTCGAAGAAATGGGAATCCGTGTTTACTCGAATTTGATAAACCATGTCTTGGACCAATAACTCGCGGTGGGTGCAATTCGGTCTGCACGAATTCCGGATTTGAATGTTGGGGGTGTCGAGGACACACTGATGACGCGAATGAAAAAGTTTTGATCGAATATTTTCGAAAAAAAGGATACTCGAGGAAGTGGATTGATGAGAGGATGAAGACGTTTGTGGGGATGAAAATGGGAAAATTTTAA
- a CDS encoding FAD/NAD(P)-binding protein produces the protein MSQKNALIPRPVKVLDVYHESPDTITITLDMQVDHEPGQFIQVSLFGIGEAPISISSYSNKFLKISVRAIGNVTNELAKVQKGDILHVRGPYGNGYPLKEYFGKSIVLIGGGCGVAPLKGAIDYIEAHREKFHDIYLFLGFRGPADILFKRELVEWRKKYHIETTVEEVPQGTCYTGQSGYITKALSAFSICGPDRFVVFMCGPPPMMNASVKILREKKVPFSRMFVSTERLMYCAIGQCCHCMVRDKFICTDGPVFCYEDIRRIKSD, from the coding sequence ATGTCACAAAAAAACGCCCTCATCCCTCGGCCCGTAAAAGTTCTCGATGTCTATCATGAATCGCCCGATACGATTACGATCACGCTTGATATGCAAGTGGATCATGAACCGGGACAATTTATTCAGGTGAGTCTCTTTGGAATTGGAGAGGCTCCAATTTCCATTAGTTCATACTCCAACAAATTTTTAAAAATTAGCGTTCGTGCCATCGGAAACGTCACCAATGAACTTGCGAAAGTGCAAAAAGGAGATATTCTGCACGTTCGTGGTCCATATGGAAATGGATATCCGCTGAAGGAATATTTTGGAAAGAGTATAGTTTTAATTGGTGGGGGATGTGGAGTTGCGCCACTTAAAGGGGCAATTGACTACATTGAAGCGCATCGAGAAAAATTCCATGATATCTATCTTTTTCTTGGGTTTCGCGGACCTGCTGATATTCTTTTTAAACGGGAACTCGTCGAATGGAGAAAAAAGTATCACATTGAAACGACAGTGGAGGAAGTTCCGCAGGGAACTTGTTATACCGGACAAAGCGGATACATCACCAAAGCACTCAGTGCATTTTCCATTTGCGGTCCAGACCGCTTTGTTGTTTTTATGTGTGGTCCTCCACCAATGATGAACGCATCTGTAAAAATTCTTCGTGAAAAAAAAGTTCCTTTTTCACGAATGTTTGTGAGTACTGAACGACTCATGTACTGTGCAATCGGGCAATGTTGCCACTGTATGGTTCGAGATAAATTTATCTGTACTGATGGACCGGTGTTTTGCTATGAAGATATCAGGAGAATTAAATCCGACTGA